DNA sequence from the Methanococcus maripaludis genome:
AAGCATCAGCGAATTTTAAGAATGATCTGTCTCTTTCGGTTAATGCTTCTTCCCCAACAACCGCTACAAGGTCTCTTAAACCTCTACCTTCAGCGTATGCAGCGTATGCTTGGCTGATAACTTTTGAGTGGTCGTCTCTTGTTTTTCCTTCACCTTGGCCGTTACCTGCAAGCCTTGAAAGTGATGGCAAGATGTCAACTGGAGGGTAAACCCCTTTTCTGTTTAACTCTCTTGAAAGCACAATCTGTCCTTCGGTAATGTAACCTGTAAGGTCTGGAATTGGGTGCGTGATATCGTCATCAGGCATTGTAAGAATTGGAATCTGTGTTACTGTTCCTTCTTTACCTTTAACTCTTCCTGCTCTTTCGTAGAGGCAAGCTAAGTCAGTGTACATGTAACCAGGGTAACCTCTTCTTCCAGGTACCTCGTTTCTTGCAGCTGCAATTTCTCTTAATGCCTCACAGTAGTTTGTAAGGTCAGTTAAGATAACAAGTACGTGCATTCCTTTTTCGTATGCAAGGTACTCTGCAGTTGTGAGTGCAATTCTTGGTGTAAGAATTCTTTCAATTGCAGGGTCATCTGCTAAGTTAATGAAAACAACAGCTTTTTCCAAAGCACCTGTTTTCTTAAATTCATCCATGAAGTAGTTTGATTCTTCACCGGTGATACCCATTGCAGCAAATACTACCGCAAACTGTTCACCTTCTCCTCTTACCTTAGCTTGTCTTGCAATTTGTGTAGCAAGTTTGTTGTGTGGTAAACCGGATCCGGAAAAGATCGGGATTTTTTGTCCTCTAACGAGTGTGTTTGTACCATCGATTGTTGAAACACCAGTTTGAACGAACGCGTTTGGCGGGTTTCTTGAAACTGGGTTTAATGGGTAACCGTTGATATCTAATTTTTTCTCAGCGATGATTTCTGGTCCGCCATCGAGTGGTTTTCCTGCACCGTTGAAAATTCTACCGAGCATATCGTATGATACACCGATTTTTGCAGTGTCTCCTGTGAATCTTACTTTTGTTTCACTGGTGTTTAATTCTGAAGTTCCTTCAAATACCTGAACAACAGCAATTTCTTCTCTAGCTTCTAAAACTTGCCCGGTTCTTTTTTCTCCATTTGGAGTTGTAATATCTACAATTTCACCGTAAGCAACTCCTTCGATTCCATCAATAACCATTAAAGGACCAGCAATTCTGGAGACGGATGTGTATTCTATGGTTTTTTGCATAGCGTCCATGATAACCCTCCTTACAGTTTAAAATTAAATTAGGTTATTTGATTAAAGCACCTAATTCGGATTCCATTTTGTTAATGATTTCAGGTACTTTCGTGTTTATAAATTCGTCATCAGTCAAGTATTTCATTCTTGCAATGTCTCCTTTTACAGTAACAGCTGAAATGCCTGCTGGGTCAGCACCTTTAGCAACTGCATCTAATCCTTTCTTGTAGAACGTCATGATGATTTTCAACATGTTGTACTGTTTTAATGGTGAACAGTAGCTGTCTACTTCGTGGTATGCATCTTGCTGTAAGAAGTCTTCTCTTAACATTCTTGCAATTTCTAAGATAACTCTTTCTCTGTCTGGAAGTGCATCTGGACCAACAAGTTGAACGATTTCTTGGAGCTCAGCTTCTTTTTGGAGTAAGCTCATTGCTTCATCTCTTAATGATCTCCAGTCTGCTGCGGTGTTTTGTTGCCACCAGCCAGCGATGTCGTCAATATAGAGTGAGTAACTTGTTAACCAGTTGATTGCAGGGAAGTGTCTTCTTCTTGCAAGGTTTGCATCTAATGCCCAGAACACCTTAACGATTCTCAATGTGTTTGATGTAACTGGTTCTGAGAAGTCACCACCTGGTGGTGATACTGCACCTACAATACATACGAATCCTTGTTTGTTTTCTGAACCTAAACATTCAACTCTTCCTGCTCTTTCGTAGAACTGAGCGAGTTTTGATGAAAGGTATGCAGGGTATCCTTCTTCCCCAGGCATTTCTTCAAGCCTACCTGAGATCTCTCTCATTGCTTCTGCCCATCTTGATGTTGAGTCAGCAGTTAAGAGAACACCAAGTCCTTGGTCTCTGAAGTATTCTGCAATTGTAATTCCAGTATATACTGAAGCTTCCCTAGCAGCTACCGGCATGTTTGATGTATTTGCAATTAATACGGTCCTGTCCATCAATTTGTTTCCTGTTTTGATATCATCTAAGTGTGGGAACTCTTCGATAACTTCTGTCATCTCGTTACCTCTTTCTCCACAACCGATGTATACCACAACATCCACGTCAGACCATTTAGCAAGCTGGTGTTGTGTAACAGTTTTTCCACTTCCAAATGGACCTGGAATTGCTGAAGCACCACCTTTTGCAAGTCCGAAGAATGTATCTTCAACTCTTTGACCGGTAATTAATGGAATTACTGGAGCTTGTTTTCCTTTTGATGGTCTTGGCTTTCTTACAGGCCATTTTTGCATCATCATGATTTCTTTTTCGCCTTCAGCGGTTTCAACAACTGCAACTGTTTCTTCAACAGTGAAGCTGCCTGCTTTAATTTCTTTGATTTTACCGCTAACTCCGAAAGGAATCATGATTTTGTGAACGATTGATGCAGTTTCTTGAACTGTACCGATAACGTCCCCAGTTATAACTTCATCTCCAGCTGCTGCAGTTGGTTCAAAGTCCCATTTAATTTCTCTTGAGATTGATGGAACACTTACTCCTCTTGGGATGTAAATTGAATCTGTAGCATTTTCGATTTCGTTTAAAGGTCTTTGAATACCATCGTACATTGCTTTTAACATACCAGGGCCGAGCTCTACTGATAATGGAGCACCAGTACCTTCAACTCCTTCTCCTGGTTTGATACCAGCAGTTTCTTCATAAACCTGAATGATTGCTTCGTCCTCAGTTAACTGAATGATTTCCCCGGTTAAACCTTCGTTTCCTACTTTAACCACTTCGAACATCTGGGAACCTTTCATGCCTTCGGCAACAACAACCGGACCGGATATTTTGATAATTTTACCGACGACCATATTTTCACCTCAGAATTACTTAATGTCAACACCAACAGCGTTTCTTACTAATACTTTCACAGGATCATTTTCTCTGACAATAGGACCGTTTTTGTCAGGAACTTCTACAACAACTTTTTTTATGCTTGAAATAGCATCCCTTATTTTTTCACCGATTCTCTCAGTGGTAATAATCAATCCTATTTCAGAGTTGCTGTTTAATTCTCCAATTGCCTTTGCAGCTTGTTCAGGGGAGTTAACTTCGTAGACATCTGTAAGTCCAGCAAGTCTGAACCCAGCTACTACATCAGGATCTCCAACTACACCGATTCTCATAATATCACTTTATAATCGTTTTTAGGATACCAGTATCTCCCTGATTTCACTTGCAGACAGGCCTTCAATTTTACCTTTAATGATAATTTTTAAATTTCTTATCTCAAGTTCTTTTGAGGTAATAAGTCCAATTATCGGGCCTATTCCAAATGGCTGTCTGAGTGATAATTTTTTACCCATTTGAACTAGGTAACTGTCAAGTGCTTTTTCAAATACATAAACTGACTTAACTTTTTCGAATTCTTCGAGGTTTTCAGTTACAATTGGTGCATATTTTGTACCTTCAAGTGAACTGATAACTCCTTCGATTGATTCTACATCAGCAAGCTCTTTTAATTTCCAAGAAGCAAGTTCGTATCCTTTGCTTGTTGTATATTTTGAAATAACTTCAGATGATAATCCGTCAGCTTTTGCTTTGAGGATGATTTTCAAGTTTTCAATGTCAATCATTGTTCCGATAAATTCTTTGAACAAGTCTTTTTCGGTACCATCAACACTCACGTTTTTCCAGAGGTTTTCAAGGATTAATTTATCGAGTGACATTTCAAGTGTAGTTAATTTGCCGTTTTGCTCGTATTCTGTCAAACCTTCTGAAAGTACGCCTGAATAACCAGTTCCATCTAAAGCACTTACTATTTCTTCAATTTCTTTAGTTTCACTTAATTCTCTTAATTTGCTTTCAGGGATTGTTCCAAGTGGAATCAATAATTTGAAAGTTTCTTCAGCATCCAAACCAACATATTTTGCTCTAAGAAGTGTTTTGATGTTTTTAACATCGAATTTCTTTTCAAGCAATTTTAATATTTTCCTTGCTCCATCAGGGGAGATATTTGCAAGTGTTTGGTAAACGTGTGCTAAATGAATATCCAATGCCTTTTCAACAACTACTGGGTCTTCACTTTGTCCTAAAACTTCGGATAAGTATGGCCCGTAGTCCGTATCTTCCAAGAATCCAATTAACTCTGTAGTTCCTGCAGATTCGATTAATTCATTTATTTTATGGTCTTTCAATAACCTAGACTCCATACTTCTTACTCTTGCATTAACGTAAGCAAATGGAGCAGTTTCTGACAAGTATCTTATCAGGAAGATCATAATAACCAAGAATATAGCGATTCCTGCAAGTACAAATAAAGTCATGAATATGTCAGTAGGCATTCCTGCTAATTCCATTAACTGTGTTAAAGCATCTACCATCTAAATCACCTTAGAACAACATTTCAGCAATTTTAGCTCTGACTGAATCTAAATTCCTTTCAAATGTTGCTTCGAGGCTGTTGTCAGATACTTTTGTTTGATCTGCAGTTTTTATGATACAACCGCCAATGATCGATTTAGCTTCGCCTTTTTTCAATACTGTGACTTTTTTGAGTCTGTCTTCCATTTCTTTTTCGAGAGCCCAAAGTGTTGAGTCATCGATTAATTCAAAGTCTTTTTTGTTGAGTAACAATTCTAATTCGCCGCCGCCTACTGAGTAAACTCCGGAAATTATCAATTTCAACAAAATGTCTTTGTAGTCTTCTTTTTGAGGTAATTTTACTAAATCTTCCTCTAATTTTTCGAGAGTTAACTGGATCGTTTTTTCTCTTTCTTCAAGCAATTTTTTCTTTGCGGAGAGTCTTGCTTCGGCTAAAATTCTGTTTTTAGTCATTTCAGCATCTTTTTCTCCTTTTTTAGCTATTGCTTGCTCTTTTTTTGAAGCTTCTTCTTTAGCTTCAGTTAATATTGCTTCTTTTTCATTAAGAGCTTCAGCCAAAATTTTTTCGGCATTTTTATTTGCATCTTCTACGATTTTGGATGTTATCTTTTCCGCTCCCATCGTAACACCTTCGGAATTGGATTTAAAGTATTTAGAAACCCTGAGTTTCGTTATTTTTAATTAGAACATGATACCGAGCATGATCAAGATTGCTATCAATAAACCGAAGATAGCGAAAGTTTCTGGCATAACTGCTAAAACTAAACCTTTACCCATTGCATCAGGATCTCTAGCTGTAGCTCCAATTGCACCTGCAGCTGTGATACCCTGACCGATACCTGAAAGACCAGCGAAACCAACAGCTAAACCAGCACCGAGGGCTGCAATTGTTGTAACACCTGGGCTTGCAAATACTCCAACTAAGAGAAGGATTGCAACTAATAAACCGTAAATTGCCTGAGTTTCTGGAAGAACGGAGAAAACCATTGCTTTACCGAAAATTCCATCATCTTCAGCAACAGCACCTAAACCAGCAGCTGATGCGATACCTTGACCGATTGCGGATAAACCAGCTAAACCAGTACCTATACCTGCAGCGAGCATTGCCCATTCAGGAGCGCTTTTGAATACGAATAATATTAAGATTGCAACAAGGAAACCATAGAGACCTTGTGTTTGTGGTAATGCTTGGAACACGATTGCTGTACCGAATTTGTTTGGGTCTTCTGCAACAACGCCAGCACCGCTAGCACCAGTGATACCTGCACCGATACCTGAACCGAGACCAGCAATACCTACTGCTAAACCAGCACCGATAGCTCCGAGTAATAATGGGTTTTCAAATACCATCATAAGCACCTCGTTTCGAATCATTCATTTAGATTATTTTTCCTTTTTTTAATTAGTTTGAAGTGTATTCTCTTTTAGCTTTGAATGGGGAGAATTTCTTTCCACCACCTTCATAGTATTGGCCAAAGAATTCTACGTAATGTAGCCTCAATGAGTGGATAAATGAACCAAGACCATTCATCACGAAGTTGAATGAGTGACCAAATACAAGCATTACTACTGCAATTAAAATACCGATTACTGGAACTGCATCTCCTAATAATTTAGCCATAATGTTTACAGCCATTGCAAGACCACCTGTAGCTAAACATAAAGCTAAAAGCCTTGCGTAAGAGAGAACGTTACCTAAAAATCCTGTAATATCCATTGCACCTAGTAAAGCATCGAGAATGCCGCCATTCATGAATCCTTTAATCATACATAATGCGATTACCGCGATTACTGCACCGCCTGCAATCATCATGTTTCCGGTTACTACTGTAGCAACTATTGCAAGTATCAATAATATCCACATACCTTGATTTAAGAATGCATCTAAAACTGATCCATTTGCCAATGATTCCTTAAGACCAACTGTTAATCCAATGAATAGGTGAATAATACCTGCTACAATTGAGAATAACAAGATTGCCATAGGTCCATTGTTTACATCAATTCCACCAAGACTGAGTAATGGTTTTGCTGCACTGATGTATGTGCTTTCACCAAGCGGGTTTACAAGCGCAAATCCTGTTGTGTATATGTCCATTCCAAGGAATTGGTACATAAAGTCACCAAGGTAGCCACCTGTTAATATTCCAAAGAATACTGTTGAAAGACCTGAGAGTGTTAAGATATAACCTAAGTTGTATGCACCACTGCTCACTTTGCCCATTCTTTTCCAGAGTACAAGACCTGCCAAGGTTAACAATAAACCATAAACCGCATCAGTAAGCATAATACCGTAGAATATTAAAAAACCAGGCATTATCATCATTGTAGGGTCGATTTCGTTGTATTTTGGCGGTGCGTACATTTCTGTAAGCATTTCGAATGGTTTTACAGATTTTGCATTGTCGAGCATAACAGGTATTTTTTCAACTGGTTCGTCAGGCTCTGAAACTTCAACAACTGCATATCCTTCTGAAGCGCTTTCAATGATTTCCTGAACTTTTTTAACATGTTTCTTAGGTGTCCAAGCTTCAATGAGGTGTGTCCTGTCGGTTTTACCTGTCATTGAATATGCTTCAGCTCTTTCTTTTTCAATTTCAA
Encoded proteins:
- a CDS encoding V-type ATP synthase subunit B, whose amino-acid sequence is MDAMQKTIEYTSVSRIAGPLMVIDGIEGVAYGEIVDITTPNGEKRTGQVLEAREEIAVVQVFEGTSELNTSETKVRFTGDTAKIGVSYDMLGRIFNGAGKPLDGGPEIIAEKKLDINGYPLNPVSRNPPNAFVQTGVSTIDGTNTLVRGQKIPIFSGSGLPHNKLATQIARQAKVRGEGEQFAVVFAAMGITGEESNYFMDEFKKTGALEKAVVFINLADDPAIERILTPRIALTTAEYLAYEKGMHVLVILTDLTNYCEALREIAAARNEVPGRRGYPGYMYTDLACLYERAGRVKGKEGTVTQIPILTMPDDDITHPIPDLTGYITEGQIVLSRELNRKGVYPPVDILPSLSRLAGNGQGEGKTRDDHSKVISQAYAAYAEGRGLRDLVAVVGEEALTERDRSFLKFADAFENSIVTQGVDEDRSIEETLDYVWDLLTILPREELKRVSDELIEKYLPKK
- a CDS encoding ATP synthase subunit A, whose translation is MVVGKIIKISGPVVVAEGMKGSQMFEVVKVGNEGLTGEIIQLTEDEAIIQVYEETAGIKPGEGVEGTGAPLSVELGPGMLKAMYDGIQRPLNEIENATDSIYIPRGVSVPSISREIKWDFEPTAAAGDEVITGDVIGTVQETASIVHKIMIPFGVSGKIKEIKAGSFTVEETVAVVETAEGEKEIMMMQKWPVRKPRPSKGKQAPVIPLITGQRVEDTFFGLAKGGASAIPGPFGSGKTVTQHQLAKWSDVDVVVYIGCGERGNEMTEVIEEFPHLDDIKTGNKLMDRTVLIANTSNMPVAAREASVYTGITIAEYFRDQGLGVLLTADSTSRWAEAMREISGRLEEMPGEEGYPAYLSSKLAQFYERAGRVECLGSENKQGFVCIVGAVSPPGGDFSEPVTSNTLRIVKVFWALDANLARRRHFPAINWLTSYSLYIDDIAGWWQQNTAADWRSLRDEAMSLLQKEAELQEIVQLVGPDALPDRERVILEIARMLREDFLQQDAYHEVDSYCSPLKQYNMLKIIMTFYKKGLDAVAKGADPAGISAVTVKGDIARMKYLTDDEFINTKVPEIINKMESELGALIK
- a CDS encoding V-type ATP synthase subunit F; this encodes MRIGVVGDPDVVAGFRLAGLTDVYEVNSPEQAAKAIGELNSNSEIGLIITTERIGEKIRDAISSIKKVVVEVPDKNGPIVRENDPVKVLVRNAVGVDIK
- a CDS encoding V-type ATP synthase subunit C, producing the protein MVDALTQLMELAGMPTDIFMTLFVLAGIAIFLVIMIFLIRYLSETAPFAYVNARVRSMESRLLKDHKINELIESAGTTELIGFLEDTDYGPYLSEVLGQSEDPVVVEKALDIHLAHVYQTLANISPDGARKILKLLEKKFDVKNIKTLLRAKYVGLDAEETFKLLIPLGTIPESKLRELSETKEIEEIVSALDGTGYSGVLSEGLTEYEQNGKLTTLEMSLDKLILENLWKNVSVDGTEKDLFKEFIGTMIDIENLKIILKAKADGLSSEVISKYTTSKGYELASWKLKELADVESIEGVISSLEGTKYAPIVTENLEEFEKVKSVYVFEKALDSYLVQMGKKLSLRQPFGIGPIIGLITSKELEIRNLKIIIKGKIEGLSASEIREILVS
- a CDS encoding V-type ATP synthase subunit E, whose protein sequence is MGAEKITSKIVEDANKNAEKILAEALNEKEAILTEAKEEASKKEQAIAKKGEKDAEMTKNRILAEARLSAKKKLLEEREKTIQLTLEKLEEDLVKLPQKEDYKDILLKLIISGVYSVGGGELELLLNKKDFELIDDSTLWALEKEMEDRLKKVTVLKKGEAKSIIGGCIIKTADQTKVSDNSLEATFERNLDSVRAKIAEMLF
- a CDS encoding ATP synthase subunit K (produces ATP from ADP in the presence of a proton gradient across the membrane; the K subunit is a nonenzymatic component which binds the dimeric form by interacting with the G and E subunits); protein product: MVFENPLLLGAIGAGLAVGIAGLGSGIGAGITGASGAGVVAEDPNKFGTAIVFQALPQTQGLYGFLVAILILFVFKSAPEWAMLAAGIGTGLAGLSAIGQGIASAAGLGAVAEDDGIFGKAMVFSVLPETQAIYGLLVAILLLVGVFASPGVTTIAALGAGLAVGFAGLSGIGQGITAAGAIGATARDPDAMGKGLVLAVMPETFAIFGLLIAILIMLGIMF
- a CDS encoding V-type ATP synthase subunit I, which produces MRPARMNKIRAVILDEKVDPVIRQLHESGLVELYDLSAKLEDPEWNALMLPAPSAEYGRNVASLTIKVSRLLDLFSSVSEGEKAGLSGVLNPKVPAKKKLSFSSSEEIISNVENVLESVEGEVSEPAKKLAELENRKTILETLKDSVKYLSGFDLDLKFLGEGSYTYIVSGLVSQEDISELESSLEEATEGYVEIVKGNPVNKSEKEQKIPVIVATLKQCADVVGAELRKSGFERLDIANVEGTPSEIFNDTEKELLSIETETKAILENLNALSKKWTDEVLVLHEVLEIEKERAEAYSMTGKTDRTHLIEAWTPKKHVKKVQEIIESASEGYAVVEVSEPDEPVEKIPVMLDNAKSVKPFEMLTEMYAPPKYNEIDPTMMIMPGFLIFYGIMLTDAVYGLLLTLAGLVLWKRMGKVSSGAYNLGYILTLSGLSTVFFGILTGGYLGDFMYQFLGMDIYTTGFALVNPLGESTYISAAKPLLSLGGIDVNNGPMAILLFSIVAGIIHLFIGLTVGLKESLANGSVLDAFLNQGMWILLILAIVATVVTGNMMIAGGAVIAVIALCMIKGFMNGGILDALLGAMDITGFLGNVLSYARLLALCLATGGLAMAVNIMAKLLGDAVPVIGILIAVVMLVFGHSFNFVMNGLGSFIHSLRLHYVEFFGQYYEGGGKKFSPFKAKREYTSN